CCTCGTAATTGTCGTCATGTTGGGATTCCCGGCGTTGCTTGGTGAGCGTCACTGGAAGAAACCCGAACGTCGATCCGAAAGCGCGACCGGCATTCCCTATGAATCTGGTATCAGGCCGACCGGCAGCGCTCAAGTTCGCCCGCCGGTGCAATATTACTTGGTCGCCATGTTCTTCGTCATTTTCGATGTTGAGGCGGCTTTTCTGTATGCC
The Nitrospira sp. DNA segment above includes these coding regions:
- a CDS encoding NADH-quinone oxidoreductase subunit A, whose protein sequence is MLGFPALLGERHWKKPERRSESATGIPYESGIRPTGSAQVRPPVQYYLVAMFFVIFDVEAAFLYA